The genomic segment TCTCTGCATATCTCTTAATGTATCTGCATTACTCTGCGCATCTCTTAATGTATCTGCGTTACTCTGCATATCTCTTAATGTATCTGCATTACTCTGCATATCTCTTAATGTATCTGCATTACTCTGCATATCTCTTAATGTATCTGCATTACTCTGCATATCTCTTAATGTATCTGCATTACTCTGCGCATCTCTTAATGTATCTGCATTACTCTGCATATCTCTTAATGTATCTGCATTACTCTGCATATCTCTTAATGTATCTGCATTACTCTGCGTATCTCTTAATGTATCTGCATTACTCTGCTATCTCTTAATGTATCTGCATTACTCTGCATATCTCTTAATGTATCTGCATTACTCTGCGTATCTCTTAATGTATCTGCATTACTCTGCGTATCTCTTAATGTATCTGCATTACTCTGCGTATCTCTTAATGTATCTGCATTACTCTGCGTATCTCTTAATGTATCTGCATTACTTCTCTGCGTATCTCTTAATGTATCTGCATTACTCTGCGTATCTCTTAATGTATCTGCATTACTCTGCGTATCTCTTAATGTATCTGCATTACTCTGCGTATCTCTTAATGTATCTGCATTACTCTGCGTATCTCTTAATGTATCTGCATTACTCTGCGTATCTCTTAATGTATCTGCATTACTCTGCATATCTCTTAATGTATCTGCATTACTCTGCGTATCTCTTAATGTATCTGCATTACTCTGCGTATCTCTTAATGTATCTGCATTACTCTGCGTATCTCTTAATGTATCTGCATTACTCTGCATATCTCTTAATGTATCTGCATTACTCTGCATATCTCTTAATGTATCTGCATTACTCTGCGCATCTCTTAATGTTTCTGCATTACTCTGCATATCTCTTAATGTATCTGCATTACTCTGCATATCTCTTATTGTATCTGCATTACTCTGCGTATCTCTTAATGTATCTGCATTACTCTGCATATCTCTTAATGTATCAGCATTACTCTGCGGTATCTCTTAATGTATCTGCATTACTCTGCATATCTCTTAATGTATCTGCATTACTCTGCGTATCTCTTAATGTATCTGCATTACTCTGCATATCTCTTAATGTATCTGCGTTACTCTGCGTATCTCTTAATGTATGTGCATTACTCTGCGTATCTCTTAATGTATCTGCATTACTCTGCGTATCTCTTAATGTATCTGCATTACTCTGCGTATCTCTTAATGTATCTGCATTACTCTGCGTATCTCTTAATGTATCTGCATTACTCTGCGTATCTCTTAATGTATCTGCATTACTCTGCGTATCTCTTAATGTATCTGCATTACTCTGCATATCTCTTAATGTATCTGCATTACTCTGCGTATCTCTTAATGTATCTGCATTACTCTGCATATCTCTTAATGTATCTGCATTATTCTGCGTATCTCTTAATAATATACCCTGTATGATCTATGACAGCTTCGGACCTTCTCTCCTCCTTTCTTCCTTACAGTCAATCTCTTTACATGGATTATCACTTTCCAGGTTCTCCTCTGTTTACTTTCACATTCCTCCACCCAAATTTACACCCTCTAGCACTTTTGAAGTAATATTATGACCTAAACAAGCGCTATATATACTATTGATCTTGCTACTAAATCTCTAACTCTTATGATTCTCACAGAAAACGTGGTGTCTTACACTGCTGACCCTGCTGCTTTACCCTTATGGTGGTTTACACCTTTCATATCCCCCAGACATGGCATTCTCAGAATTTTTTCCACTGGCGGGCAGGCATCCATGTCATCCATGCTCCTGCatgttatattttattatctGTGGATTATCTGTAGATTTTCGTGTGTGAACatatccaatatatatatatatatatatatatatatatatatatatatacacaaatatacagaGACAGGACATCAGGCACTGCACCTAACACTCGTTTTCCACACAGTTTAGATCCACACAGGTCCCAGACCTTGCTCGTTGCTCAGGGGTCGCACACTATAGGCAGCATTCAAAGTCCGTAGGAAAATAGAAGAAGAAAGTTGCACTCACCCATATAGCTGAACTTCAAACTTCTTTATTTAGGAGCCCATACAGCGGGGAGATTACATGCATGGACAGTGGGGTAGATACCTTTCGGCAAAAGCCATTTCTTGCATAAGTACATGCTTCTTAGGGCCGGAGGTCCACGTACTCACGCAGGATACCAAAAGGTATCTACCCCGCTGTCCAAGCATGTAATCTCCCCACTGTACGTATATGGCTCCTTAATAAGTTCAGCTATACGGGTGAGTGCAACATTCTTTTCTATGTTACTACGGACTATATACCATATGTACAATCCCATAGtatgcacacatcatatatacagataaATACACAAACACGCAGATATGTACCACATACACGGTGTATATTCAAATGAATGCACAggtcacacacatatagatatactcATGTGTGTTGCACGCACACCATCTATACTATCATATATATACAACACTTTCCTGTTAGCAGCAGCAAACACAGATACTTTGCAACCACTTATATACATTGCATGTACAcgatacatgcatcatatactgtacatacacatccTGTATAAACAAATATGTATTTAGCACCCATATACATAGCACACTTGCCATACATGATATTGTATATAGAccacattcatacactatatgacatattgtatatacatcATAAAAAGCATATACAACTGGCcctaatttattaaaatgtatgagagaaaaactggagaattttttttcccataacaaccaatcacagctcagctttcacataacaaccaatcacagctcagcattcatataacaaccaatcacagctcataattcatataacaaccaatcacagctcataattcatataacaaccaatcacagctcagctttcatataacaaccaatcacagctcagctttcatataacAACCAATCTCAGCTCAGCGtttatatcttaacaagctctggaaaagtgaaagctgagctgtgattggttgttatatgaagctgagctgtgattggttgttatgtgaaagctgagctgtgattggttgttatatgaaagctgagctgtgatcggTTGTGATATGAattatgagctgtgattggttgttgtatgaatgctgagctgtgattggttgttatgtgaaagctgagctgtgattggttgataaatgaaagctgagctgtgattggttgttatgtgaaagctgagctgtcattggttgttatatgaatgctgagctgtgattttttgttatatgaaagctgagctgtcatgGGTTGTTATATgaaagctgagatgtgattggttgttatgtgaaagctgagctgtcattgGTGGTTATGGGCAAAATCtccccagtttttctctcactctaCAATTCCAATGATGCTTGGACAGCTAAAAGCTTTATGAACATAATAAGAGTTGcatttttgcaatagctgtagagccacaggttggggacctTTGATGTATACAATACACACTCAAATATACCACAGGTGTACACATAGTAGGGTCATCTTACCTCAGGTTTAGTATGAGCTCTATGGCTCCATCAGCTGGGCTTCATCACCTCCTCCAAGATGGGCTGTGGGCTGTATCAGTGAGTGGTCTATGGGGGTCCCCATTGGTGGATCAAACAACAGGGAGTGGTCACTCAAGTGCATGCTTATGAGGATGAGGTGGGGGAGGCGTTACAACCAGGTAACAGTGCTGGCTCACCAAGCTAGTCacccacacagtttgataaatctgggcctatgtgtacGTCAagcgatacatatatatatccccccccccctcaatatttTTAAATTAGCTAAGGTAAATAAGTGAGAATTTTGAAATGCTCTTTATTGCGCTTATAATGAAAAAGAAGAATAAGCAAAAGATTACAAACAAAATGTCTGCTAAAAAGTCACCAGCACCATATACACCAGGGAGAACATTGTAAAtggtttgttttatttatttgctATCATTTAAAATAAGCAGTCAGTCAAATTTAGCCATATTTCATGTCTATTTTTATGTTAGAGGATACAGGTATATTTTAGCTCACCCCAAAAGCGGTGCATGGACCAGACGTGGACTACGTCTCATAGATATGGAAAAAGGAGAGATGTCCAGCGCCAAACTTGAAGACGGAACTTTTATTAGATAGTCATGGAAAACATCAAACAGACTCAGGTAACGTGATGCGTTTCGGCCTCACAGGAAGGCTTTATTCAGACTAAGGCCCTCCTAGGAGGCCCAAAAGTGTCACGTTACCTGAGTCTGTTTGATGTTTTCCATGGCTACCTAATAAAAGTTCCATCTTCGAAAAGTATCTAAACAAAGTTCCGTCTTCGAGTCTGGCGCTGGACATCTCTCCTTTTTCCTTGTTTTCATGGTAGGTTCATGTAGATTATTAGTGATTTAATTTAGATGTATGACTAGTGCTGGACTGGGAACCTTGGCCACTATGGATAGTAAGGAATCTGAGATCATGTATCATACAGCTCAGTAAAGTGAATATCTACTTACATAATTTCTTATCATACACAAAGGTTATATTAAGAGAAATAAAATGTTGTTGCAACTGGTAGGGAATGTAGATGACATGTCTATCCTGCCCTAAGTGAGTGCTGTTCTGTAGGGGCAAATGAGCATTGTGTAGACACATAAATTGGAACGTTATAACAGCtcatatgtttatatgtatatttgtaaatccTGGATCAGCTAACACTGGTGGAATATATAGATTGATAATTAAATCAAGCAGCTTAAAGAGGTCTAAATCTGAATTGGTAAATAAGTATGAAAATCACAAAGCAAGGAGAGATTTATATATGACTGCAGAGGACAGCTCCTTCAGAGCTGAAGCCCTTATGATATCAGGCCCTTGACTAAACACTTGGGGGCACTGGGATATAATCTTGGCAAAACCGCCCTCCAAGGTGATTGGCACAAGTAACACTTAGGGAGTATGTGAAGGTACCTCTCTTTAGGGGACAGTTTTCTGTAATATCACCTGAAGTCAGAGGTTTTTCACATCTTCCCTCTAAATCATCAAAGTTTAAGTCCTCATCCCAAACCTCTATGGTGTACGCTCTAATGGggctgagctctacaggcatcaAATCATACTTCTGATTCCATGTGGGGTGTTTGTTATTCTTGATTGTTGAGGATCTTATATAAGCACCTCCAAATCTAAATACTACATAGCCATCTGCTTTTGACCCCACGTCATCTACTAGATTATTGGCAGATCTGATGGTCAACAGAAGCCTGGCGGCTCCTCGATTTGTTGGGCAGCAGTCAGGACCCGTGTACCCAGAAGCTTTACATGTACAGGAGCAGTCATCTCCTTGACTGATAACCTGGCTTCCTCGGCAAGAGCACTTCTGTGGTAAAGCCTTCTCCTGGATGTAATCACTTATGGCCAGTCTGAGATTCTCTTTCTTAGGACCATTTATTCTCACCAAGTTATGGATGGAATCTAAAGAATAGGAGACCAGACCGGGGAAGGTCTTCAGACTTTCTATCCATTTGTCAAAAACTTCAGGAGTGGCTCTTTCGGGTGAGAGAAGATCAAATGTTGCATTTCCTCCTATGACCTGTGAATAGAGATAACAGCTTAATATTTGGATCAGAATACAACTCTACAAGTATTTACAGTATTAAGAGTAAAAGTGACCACAACTGAAAGCAAAAACCACCAAGTTCTACTGGTTGTCATTCATCATCATCAGTTGCGGAACAATAGTTTTACCCATTAAAGTTTTTGGAAATAGAATCATGCAAACCCAAATGGATCACGTGCAATTTATGTCCCCCATGGTCCCATTGATattaatgtaaaaattttggaatGTACAATCAAGAATCCTGTTTGGACAGTATATTCTGCGTTCACCTGCTACAATGAACATAacacacaataataataatattcatcTGATAAAAGCTGAAATTTTATACGAATGAAAGATGTGACTGGTGTTTCTAGAAAGGTCTACTGTAGTTGGAGCAATAGAAGAGAAACAAAGTCTCACGGTTACCTTTTAAGGTCCTTTTACACAGCCAGGTATTGTCCATTTATGAGGAGCAGCTGACTATACACAAGTCAATTGGTGGTGGCTGAAAGGATAATCTACCTGACCCAATTATCAGGAGTAAACAGGCACACAACAAAACAAAATAACCAGTCATGCCAGGGTTCACTTCCATTGTTGCTGGCCACATACCCATTGTTAACATTGTACGATAAGTTGCAGCATAAACCTTATGATCAGCCAATCAACAAGTGATTTCTCATTCATCAGCGGATCGTGGCCCTTGTACAAACGTCTAAATTCGGAATGAAAGTTCCCACAGACATTCATTTACTTTGCTAACAGTCTCTAATATGTTGACTGGTGGGTGGTAGAACCAAGCTGACAAAGCCCAACAACTCACCTTCCATACACGTTCACTAAATGCTTGATGGAAATCCCCCTCAAATCCTGattctttcaatttttttttgcagcgctcAACTTTAGAACTGACAGAGTTTTTGGATATTCCAATCTCGGCTTCAGCTGCGAAGCAATCTTTGACCTCATCCATCTTCATACCACTCATTGCCACTTCACATGTTCTCACTGCAGTAAACTCTTGGGTACGACCCCCAAGTTTTACATGGGTGATGTAGTGTGTGCCAAAGTTGTCTATCAGACGTCTGTATTCGACCTTAGTGGTGTTATCGTAGGAATCTGGAAGCTCTACCAAAGCTTTCTCAAAATGAGGAGTGAGTGAGGCATCTGATCCCAGGCGAGAACTGATGttggaaaaacaaaaatacacaAGCAGAAGTTTAGTCCTTCAAGATGTgcattatattttaattattaGAAATAATGGGtagcaaccccctccccccaaccacTGAATACAAGATATGGGTATTACCTGTAGAAAGAACATTCCACTTTGTGGCTCAGAAAGCTGTAATTGTCAATGATGCT from the Hyla sarda isolate aHylSar1 chromosome 8, aHylSar1.hap1, whole genome shotgun sequence genome contains:
- the LOC130284157 gene encoding perforin-1-like, coding for MEPKLCILFWLFLLHHQRPSMSTPFLRAGCRPGTVKECKEAKFVPGHTILGEGINIVTMETTGSFLLDLQEVGEKCTICDNPHNKNIIQKLPKAMVDWRPETSCSRDIQSLMFRSAVSVAEESTSVVQNDWKVGLNLNIVVNVKTAVGGSQSQTAKYAESKSIIDNYSFLSHKVECSFYSSRLGSDASLTPHFEKALVELPDSYDNTTKVEYRRLIDNFGTHYITHVKLGGRTQEFTAVRTCEVAMSGMKMDEVKDCFAAEAEIGISKNSVSSKVERCKKKLKESGFEGDFHQAFSERVWKVIGGNATFDLLSPERATPEVFDKWIESLKTFPGLVSYSLDSIHNLVRINGPKKENLRLAISDYIQEKALPQKCSCRGSQVISQGDDCSCTCKASGYTGPDCCPTNRGAARLLLTIRSANNLVDDVGSKADGYVVFRFGGAYIRSSTIKNNKHPTWNQKYDLMPVELSPIRAYTIEVWDEDLNFDDLEGRCEKPLTSGDITENCPLKRGTFTYSLSVTCANHLGGRFCQDYIPVPPSV